The Cydia pomonella isolate Wapato2018A chromosome 9, ilCydPomo1, whole genome shotgun sequence sequence ACAATAAGATAGTTAATAGTTAGGTACTTCTATCTACTCCTGTGTCACCGATTGTATGTGAACTATAACGGTATTCTGGTTTTAATATTGATACTATGTGATCGTGTGATGTGTGTGATGTGATGCGTGTGCGAGATCCACTAATTTAACTTATtgttaagaggatagtggacgaccgcttctccacaCAAAATctagtcctcatttttctctGTGGATAGATCTCTGGATTATAGGAAGTAATAATTTGACAACTACTTATCCCTTCGTATCactttttagatttatttacttaggagcgaaaaacatattccatacaattttttttttaaatgaagcgCTTTTgttctagcggtaagagcgtgcgacttgcaatccggaggtcgcgggttcaaaccctggctcgtaccaatgagtttttcggaacttacgtacgaaatatcatttgatatttaccagtcacttttcggtgaaggaaaacatcgtgaggaaaccggactaatcccaacaaggcctagtttacccctctgggttggaaggtcagatggcagtcgctttcgtaaaaactagtgtctacgccaaatcttgggattagttgtcaagcggacgccaggctcccatgagccgtggcaaaatgccgggacaacgcgaggaagaagaagaagacaatttttttttaaatgctccaagctaataactaaatttagaaaaaaaaaacaaacgaacaaGCTGAGGTTCATATGCGTTCATGAAATCgtgtcaatattttcaataatgtcaatatccaaagaGAAATACTTTTGTATGTAAAGGCTGTTCCCGCGCGGTCGCCCACTTTCGACTTAAATCTGAACATCGGTCTTGCAGTAGGCAGAAACCAGTAGTAATGTCCTGAAGCCACAGCACACGTTAACAAGTTTACGAGCCATTGTGCCCTTTACGAGGCCGCGCTGAGTAAAGTGGCTCGCGTAGCGTAACACCTTTACTGCGTAACGCGGTCAATACAAGTAAAACGACACACTCAGTCCAGTGATTTTTAACTATGGATAAAATGGTGTAATCGCtacgcattttattattatgcataTCCTTCTAATCTTCTGCAGCACCTCGCCTAGCTCCAGCTGATACAGCtatattttcctctttggatttTGACCTTAgatgaataatttttatatgAGTTAATATTACCAATACTTATGTCTGTGCGTTTTGTTTTTTTGATAATATGATGATACTTTACAAAGCGCTAAAACAACCTAATAAATGAGTAGTAAACACACGCCTAGTATACGAAATCggcaacaaaaaaaatcaaaatggtcagacagataatttatttttcattcccttcccaaaatttcgttacgattggttaagttttggagtaGGAAAATGTTGAGAATgtaacctcgatttctgagattttaaCGAGgaatttttcgcctaagctgcagtccTTATCACACTAGTCAGTCCCGTCAGTGCGAAGGAAATACCTATTTACgcaaaattctcaaatctgaggggctcagctggtatttcctcttaaaagGAAGAATTCTTATAAACACAAGAATAggtatcaaaaaaagcaaaacgtacagagaCAGATACTTACAGGTAAtgttgaactcatataaaaaatcatctggggccaaaatccagagaggaaaaagtcgagaaagtttgtatggaaaatgaCCACTAATGTTTTCTCTTAAGTATAGAACACCCAGAGGTCAGTTACTCCAAACAGACTGTTAACGTTAGAACGTTCGGGAAATTCCACAGTTCACCGCTGGGGGTGGTGGTTGATCAGTCCTTACCTGACCCGGGTTTCCGTGCAACGACTGCCATCCAAAAGCTAACTGGCTAAAATGGTAATTCTTTATGCTTGCTTTATTCGCTTCTGCTCTACGGATATTTCTCAACTTTGATATTAGTATTACTTCGGTTTGGATAACATTATGGAGAACCAACTTTAAGAATGTTTTTTATTACCtgttgttgacgaccggtttggcctagtgggtagtaaccctgcctacgaagctgatggtctcgggttcaaatcctggtaagggcatttattcgtgtgatgagcatggatttttgttcctgagtcatgggtgttttctatgtatttaagtctcttcttcttctttgcccTGTCCCGTTAtctggggtcggccctcctcgtTCGAAGGCGCCAGGTTtttctgtcctgggttgtctggGTGTTGATCTGCGCCCGCTCCATGTCCCTGGTAACGTTTGTCCACCACGTGGTAAGCGGCCTCCCTTTGCCGTTCTTTTTCTCTGCAATGGCCAAGGCCTTTTTGACCGCATACTCTTCGTCGCGTCTCATTATATGCCCGAACCATCTCAAACGACTTTCAGCCATCTTTTCTGCAATGGGAGCGACCTTGAAAGTGCCTCGTACATATTCATTTCGAACTCTGTCCAGTCTCGTCACTCCCGCTGCCCACCTCAACATTTTCATCTCATTGGTGTGCATCTTTTGTTCATGCTTCTTGTTGGTCGCCCAGCACTCGGAGCCATACATTAATGCCGGTCGTACTGCGGTTTTGTagattttctatgtatttaagtatttataaatatttatatattatatatatcgttgtctaagtactaagtaccctcaacacaagccttattgagcttactgtgggacttagtcaatttgtgtaataatgtcctgtaatatttatttatttattgagaattaagaaaataatcaagtaaaattaatcagGCACATACCTACGCGAATAGAGTTATTTATGAAACTCAATAATCTATGATAATTGTAGTACCTAGTGATTGACTTTATCGATAGGCCTTACCTTACCTATTCGTCCTtctattacaataataagtGATTaggttaagtaggtacttaatttaattaaaactgatcaaatgcgagccggactcATATTTCATGAAATAAGCAGATGCGGCAAACGTATCTTTTTAGGTTCCTCTTTTCAACAACTCTCATATCGCAATAGTGCAATATCCCTGCTATTTCATATTATCAATACATGATATTCATGAAtgcaatatttacaaattatgaGTCAATCACCTCACCAGATTTCCCCGTATGTCGTCCGTCCATTGTGGAGTTCTCGGAAAACGTGGTGGCGTTGTAAGAAGTCAATGCGGCTCCGGAGTCTTCGGACACACGTGAGGACATTGTATCACGCTTCTGTGGAACAGGTTACGAAATCAGTCGGTTGAACGCAGTTGTTGATGGTCGGTCGCAATTCAAATGTCATCTTGCAGCATTACTACTTATTGCAGCATTGCATTATGGTGAACGGGCGACATGACACACGAAAACGATAAAATTAATGACAGATTGAAAGTTTTAATAGCAATAACATCGGCGTCATATCAAGAAAATGGACAGGCAGAAAAAGCCGCACCAAATTGACAGTGAAATAGTCCGCATGAAAACTGCACCACGGCACCAGAAAAACTGCATAAGTTATGCTGCTAGGTATTCTCTACATTAAAATGACTCTTTAAATCGCGcgtattttttcttttgaaaaacaatctaaaaattattaagtatcgACTGCTaaagtacctaattaggtaagTGTGGACCTTTAGTTTCCGCGCAAAAACATGTTCATTCGCTACACCTTCCCGGCTTTATCTACTCTACACTAGAAATGTGTGCATACCTACTGCATaagagtaacaaaatattttgttactgcaTACACAATAATTGAGACTTGCGAATTATGTTTTACCTTTTACAGAATTGGTTTTAGGATAATTAATTTCTGTATTAGTAGTTCAGTTCAGTTATTTTTTCGGGTTTGACTCGGTTtggctcattattttttccagTGTATACGGTTTCTGTGTTCAAACTGGAACTTGCCTCGCAGAATATCACCGCTGGCTTACCTTAGGtagaaatgttttattatttattctgttcaTATTGTCCTTATTTTGACGACTGCTAATTCTTACACAGTCTATATTTCGCGCGCGAGATACATAGGTACACATCACGGTGCACTCATACTAAGCCTACTGTATGCTGTGCAGTGCTGTGCAACTATTTTGCTAAATAATATACGGTGATAGTTGATACAAACAGTCAGCAAATTTAGCACTTTTTATCGCATaaccatatttattttaataaatataccgTCACAACaacttttgtaaatttgtaataaGATAGATGAacaaccattgacatatatcaaaAGACGAGCCTTATGGTCACTAtatggcgctagttcagtggtgtcactcacgaattcgagccaatcgtgcagtgtaacgcaactagttgcgaccaatcgcgcgcttgatgcgaactcatcaaccaattgcgttgtggcgttagagtgcacgattggctcgaattcgtgtgcgtgacaccactgtactggccccattctcattgcccgtaaggcccgtccttagatatatatgtcaatgtgaaCAACACGACAAGGAAATCGTAGAGAAGTTTAGAATTATGCGTCTACAATCGGTCGGTAAATTCTCGAGATCATCTTTAAACGACGACATTTGAATAAAACTGCGGTGGTGATTCATCCAAAGTAGGTCCTTAGTCGCCTGCGGTAGGCACGCTCATgggtaataaatatacaaatttgtattttattcctCATAAATAAGTTCCACAATGTAGGTAAACGTAATTCATTATCCTTGACAGTGACTAAGACACCATGGGGCCGGCGGTTGGGAGCTAGTACCTAAGtataaattatctaaaaatccTACCTTTTGAGTCATAAGTGTAAATAAacgtgatgatgatgatgctcTCTCCTGACCGATTTCGTAGTAGTAGACAATTTTAATGCGCGTTATTAGAGTGTAGCTGATCCACTCTCTGGTGTACCCTATGAAACTAGTGATTGATCCTGCGGAGGTTTGAGGACGATCTTTTAACTACGTATTTTAGCCAAAAACATAACGTTATGAAGACATGTGGATTTGGACAATATTTGGCAGGATCCTTAGCGTAGGTACCTAGACTTTTGTAAGACCTTTAACAAGTCGCCGATGTCCCCATGTTCCGTCATTTGAGAAGTGTCAGAAGCGGCGAAACATCCGTTTTTCATGTAACTTACCTATTTGCAATAAGCCATATGTTAGCGGCACCAATTATTGGACATTTAACAGATAATTTGGAGTATTtatgatatttcaccgacacctgtaaaatttctaccgctttatgcgttaaaaatTGACTATCCTATTCGTCCTATAGGtatgtgttctatgtatttaatgaaagatactgtaattggtttcaatattattaacaaatcaaAAGTATGTTTTtctgctccagtcatgggatatatagcgccattcattttcaaactaataaatataaatgaaaaattaaacttaagcagctctttggttcttgtttatagtaaaatgttgccagcgtttgaaaactgatggtaaatacttattttaaaggATTTGTCAATACCATCCatgccagtcccatcataggggtGTTTAATATATGAGTACTATCAAAGGATGCGACTATCTAATTCAGTGGTGAGCAAACTTTCTTCACGGGGGGCTagaaagtttaagaaatttaGGAGAAGATGTGTGTAAAtgtattttcaacacacttgctcaaaacgacgtttttattccaccgatttttggctcataatcctagatattaaactcgcgtgctttttcagtatattataacactcgtgctttttcattacattatccgactgagttaagaaggtagctgattgctaataatatgcatggaaacggagccttcttaatttagtcaagtattttttttaaccaactattaggtttcaaatgttagttcaaagaggttttataccaccaaatataatttatagattaaattatcttgtaaattacattaatggcTAAACATGACATTTCATCGATTTGAtatccatccgtcgaatagaaatacgaaaatatctgcttttttacattttttaaattggctgtttgtaGATTTCGTTCGCGcatttgccttgcgcgcgcattggaatcgtgcgtaaaaaaaaataacgcgccagtcatttttcgtatttgtcataaaattggaatagttttgcatgtttttagtttatatattgacgaaaatgtcattttcaagcattgaaaataaataacacataaaattaacgctgccagtaatactaatagaggcaagagccgagaacgatagccttttaccatcataATCGGgtgcggcatatgaaacttttattcaatagataatcagcaaaaacgcccagtctttcttggaaaacttgttggtagcttacttcaatgaattGGCGAATAaatgcctacaagcccagcacgctttggtgcaatatAAGATGTTAAAACTCTTagtcaccattttgaaaattgtactattactgttttgacaaaaataaacgaatttataagttttgtttcttcctcgcaagtgtgttgaaaaacgtcgtatgagacgcgtgtgcattggtcattacccacatcggctttcttattgagcgctcgcttacagctcgcgcgcacaatatcgcctcgtgtctaatgaccaacttagcacacttgtatcataatgtactattaatttgCGATTGTCGTGGGCCATGCCAAATACctactattaattatttcacaGGACGGGCGGCTGGCCGGATAAAATCATTTCGCGGGCCAGAGCTGGCCCGCGGCCCGTACTTTGCCAACCACTGATCTAATGCGTGCTAATTACTTTATAGGCTCTAATCATAACACTTTTTTATCTCCGAGACCCGTGACACCCAATTTCTAGCGTCACTCAAAAAGCCGCCATACTTCACTTATGTTCTCGCGTCAATCATTCATTTGGAGCACAACAGTTGTTTCACGACCACTAAGATTAACAGATTATTAGGTACAATCAGCTTCAGAAGTAGAGAATCAGACCacctacgcgtcaaaagtagcgAATTAGATCatctacgcgtcaaaagtataaAAGCGTAGTAAGTATTTCTTTaacaacttaataaaaatagatgTCTTTAAATGTAGAACAATTGGATTGTAAatgatacttttgaacgcgaactctAGAGATTTATCTCGTGTTGGAAAATTATTCCAGGGTGGCTACCAGCGTGTTATTTCATACAccactattgatgctgactaaACCTAATTCAATCCAATTCATTAGGTCTCGAAAAAGGCATCGACAGAATAGTATGGATCAGACACCagtttagatttaagttttttattgaaattttcgtCGCTCGCAGTTTGTTTTAACTCGAGtagtacttattttattatatactttaggCCCTACCGTATTCATACTTTCTAGACTTGGCAAGTCGCGTTTTAGGGGGATAAAGTTCATTTTGCCTTCCGGAACTCGCACCGCGTGCGTTACCGCGAGTCGGAAATTGCGTTAGGTTACATCTTACGTATTTTGCCACTTTGAAGCTGTATAAACACGATAGGGTGAGAATTCCTGTTTGTTTACACAGTTCCTGTGCTAGATGGTCCCATGGGACCCCAGAATTGCACCGTCTCGCTCGTTTTTGGAGTTTGAATGGCCTCAGTCGGTCCGCAGCGTCGCCCCATAGGTCGATACCGTATGTTAGTATTGAATGAAAGTAGCCTTAATAAGCTttcttaacattatttatatttagatgGGGCAAAGTCTGCCCAGGGCGAAGCAAGCGGATGACAGGCGGTCACATAGCTGATCAATATGCGGACTCCACGTAATAATATGTTAATCTTAGGTGTTCGCGTACTAAGATAGAAAGGAAGATCGATTAATCCAAAAAGGGTTGTCCTGAAATAGTCTCGAATAATCCACGTATTGGAAATCATAGCGTGGTAAGGTAACCTGGACAGTCCCAAATGATAAAATGACAGATGGACTGGTAAAGATTGCGTTGCCCCTGTCCGCTTGTGACGTTAAGGGCCGTAGCTCGAATTTTGCAAATCTATATATCATATGtatgttgtttacctcttcttaatgtgctgtattatttgtattgtttctgtattgaagtgagcaataaagagtatttgtattgtatatatctCTATTCTTTGTCGCATGCGTATCGGGAAGTGCTTATCCCTGCCATGTCATCTAGAGCGAATGGGAGGTGATCGGGTGGTGAAAAGAGAGTTTAATGGAAAACATTCAGCACGCCGCCCGGCTGATCGACCTAGGTATGACGTGGTGGACATGGATCTGCGCAAGCTCCAGGtagaagactggcgagaaacagagggcctaccgcgaaccacgttcgacgtgttgtctccctgtcacacttaagtacaaatttacaagtgcgacagagaggcaacacgtcgaacgtgattcgcggtaggcccttaggACCGGGATCGGTGGGGAGCATTCGTGTTGGAGGTCAAGAcacattttgggtcgctgcgccagagaaGAGGAGTAAGTATTAagtaatccctgccgcttctttctgcaatcgctctacgcgacaacatttccattttcgccacttagatggttggcagtcttcaaatttactttttatctgAAAATTCCAGCATTGCACAGCTGAACTGTGGGATGAATTGTCgtccgcggtatttccggaccgatacaagTAATACAACCTTCACATCTTAAAGAAAAGAGCGTAATTTTATCTTAAAGGCTGCAATGGACGTAAGTACTTGCAATCCCTTTGGTCCGTGGGCGATGGTAgttgcttaccatcgggcgtcggctcgtttgcctcctacatcataaagaaaagaaaatttcctttttttgttACTCCTAACACAACAACAATATAGATTTAGAAAAGATGATTCTGAGTAGCGACTTAATAGCAACTCAAGTAGGCTGCAATGTAGGTAAGAAGTTGTGGCGATCATTAAAGGGCCTACCAAAGGACCAAAAGTTTTGATCATCACTTGTAGTAATGTATTTGCCTCATTactctaacggcccgattcgaactttaagatacgtcaaatattaggtctagacaCGGTACGGATCAGATATGTCCAAAGAGACGTTTTTGTGTGAAGAATATTTGACGTacctatcttaaagttcgaattagGCCGTTAATTTGTTACCGGCATCTAGTTTCAGTAGTTCGGTTGATTAGTCCGGGGCCGAACTACTGCTTCACTTTTCTTCAGTAGTGGGCTCAAACCCAACTACTCGGAAAAAATTAAAACGACTCAAAACTACGGTTTACGATGCAGTAACCATAACCCAACTAATGGGAACAAAAGTGTGGCAGTAGTTCGGCCCCGGACTAATCAACCGAACTACTGAAACTAGAAGGTTACCGGCATTCAATTGCATCTTTAAGCGTTATGGGTTTTTCTATGAACACATCCTGTAAACTCTACATGTGTCGACATCGACATTAAGAGTCTCCTTCTTTTTCCTGGCTACTGTCCCAGTTTATTTGGGGTCAGCCCTGTTAGTAATCCTTCGCCACATCACACGGTTGTGGGTTGTCTGTTCTGTTGTGTTTCTCTCTTGCATATCGTTCTTTATGGTTTGAAGCCAGGTGGTCGTCCTGACCCTTTTTTTTTCCTCTTCTATGTTCATCACTCTTTCGGCCACATGTCCAAACCAGTGCATACGGTTTTCGGTAATGTTTTCGTGCAACTTGGCAACATTAAAAGTACAATGTGTTGATATTAAGAGTCACACGagaaattttaatacaaaaaaagttcGTTCTATTTTCTTTGTAAGTATAACAATGTGTAGcaacaagaaataaataaatgttcatgTGAATTTTCATTTACCTTATTTTAGAATGTTGCTTTATAATGAGAGGGTAACTTCGATCGTATGGAAGCGAATAATGATATGGCCCTTTgttaagtaagtacatatggaagctataaataataaaactaaatgaaaaaCTTGAGAAGAGTTATGTTGTTGTGTTGGGTAttcaagcaacgtcaattatcCGAaacaggggcggattaagaaggcgcggggcccttagcacattagcttgcggggccccctggttcgaaaaaaaatatgattaagtgcgagttggactcgcaccccgaggattcagcaCCACAACATCACAACATTTTAcgatgttttaatatttttcgactcgttctcaattagtttttaacatgttatgcagtgtattttttagggtttcgtagtcacctggaaactcttatagtttcaccatgtccgtctgtccgagggtttgctccgcgatcgttagtgctagatagccgtaatttggcatggatacatgcattgcgacagaacggtaaaataaaaactatacaaaaattagggtacctcccatagaaaatattttttctttgtatttttttttgctttgaccctatagtgtggcatatggttggataaggtctttcaaaacaaataacagtctccaaaaaccttttttattagttattactttcggaaataatcgctccgaaaaatttttttttattttttttattcagccATTATAAAAGTgcctaatcttaatgaagttgttagttgttgttattttatcacagtttcTTTCTTCTATATAGGTTTCCTACTAACCTTCGCTTTTCATCaacattgtattgtcaccgatttttccctagtaagtgaatttttaacaacaaattttgacaaatggtcaaaaaaatagttAGCAGATTTTgaacaacttacgagtattgcaagttaaataaaagcatgtagggatactgtttaacaacatcaatatcagatattaagtttaataaaagcttgtaaaaataggtgaaacgtGAGTCGGATCTACAataagaagtgggaactaacggctaagtgagccaaaaaacaaggccgaaggctgagccccacgagctgaatatccggaccaaACGATTTCGTAGCTttcccgtgcgaagctgaaggccaagctgcaggaaagcagagcctagaatgaaaccaatgccagagtgtgaacgaggccgtaggccgagctccgtataagggcggaggcccggagcgttctatcgcggcgcgccaccatgcaaaggctgaattgcaggagaacagagtttggaattgaaccaatgtgatctcggTTCGCCTgatgctcggccttagttcttgctcgaaagtgcgccttgctgggatgctttgggtatcgggccatatgtagggctttacacccggcctacgcgaatgcaaagtcctgcataggggccccgctgtttttttttataacggctttgcagcaactcggcatattttgggcgctcggccagccgtagaggagcgcgtcctttggcctactacgggctcaatgctgatcatcattaggcattagctgtaaggtgcaatgtgttatttgaaataataaataaataaatcatccttccttgcttttcactaatatgttttttaacacagtatcttcttttgttcgtttccgagctctgctgtttcctgcagcttagccatgcacaaaagttttgagacactgcaccttcggttttatgctaaactctgctcttggtctttgcgtaagcctaaaaattcttttaatttggtatcgtcataaagaaaaatatatgataataacaaataataataattgatcaatgttgttactgacttacgaaacaaatacattgtaaataaaatgtgatagtacaggatccgcggagtgcgagttctacttgaacttggctggttccgcgtgccgaaatcgcatggtcagggtcggagtgCGGGGCCCCCCtgggcgcggggcccttagcatatgctttttctgctgttcggttaatccgccactgatcCGAAACAGGACGCTCAAAACATTCAGAGCATTGCAATATTTGTAATTGCAAAAACGTGTACAGCGTTCTAGTTAGCACAATAGCTCGCTCATAGTTATCAAGGCCAAAAAACGGTACGGTAAAAAATCTGCCAACTGACATCGATTCTAAAGCGTTCAAAAAACGAACACAATGCGTCTCAACGCCAGAACGCCACGCGTCCCGCTACCCTCCGCGGGAGCATTAATTCGACATAGTTACTAGAAGAAATGCGCATTACAAACTCAACCCTACTTACGTGTAATTTAAAGTTCATTTGACATTAGCAGCTCGGTATTAGAACTCTATCAATCTTCCCTTCAAATTCAAGCAAGCTTGGAATCCGTCGTGGAGCGGCGCGCTGTTGCCGCTCTTGGCAGGCCACAACGTTGCTTTTCTATGTATATGTGTGTTCTGGCACAACTGGCGCcgaatatttattgtatactaACAGAATACTGACGAGCGCTTAGGGCGACAGGGTTCTATTATTAAGGGACGCGTTGGAATGTGTACTTTGTATGTTCGGCGTAGAGTTGTTATTAGGGGCATAGAGAATTTTAAGACTTTGTGTCGATAAGGTGTTTTTCTATGTGACCGTCCAGGTGGCTATGTATAGGTCGCTCGATCCGTCGATACGCGTGCTGAATAGAGCGGCGGCCTTAAGTTGGACTTGTTAGTTGTTTTGTGTTGTGTAAACGCAATTAAAATTTCCTTGCAAGGTTTTATGAAGGTAACTCGAGAATTCTTGGACATGCAATGATACCATTTAGGTACATCTTATTGGATacttttttacattattatactTAGTCTCTTTTTTAGATTATCTT is a genomic window containing:
- the LOC133520992 gene encoding uncharacterized protein LOC133520992; the encoded protein is MYGSECWATNKKHEQKMHTNEMKMLRWAAGVTRLDRVRNEYVRGTFKVAPIAEKMAESRLRWFGHIMRRDEEYAVKKALAIAEKKNGKGRPLTTWWTNVTRDMERAQINTQTTQDRKTWRLRTRRADPR